The Williamsoniiplasma somnilux genome includes a window with the following:
- a CDS encoding PH domain-containing protein: MKELSKKLIEQIKTSTQLGIDLIDTIEFQTLAKELFANEILHGVIVGIIEYSTWMIGLTDRRLILIKKAELYGSEIRQFGLEEILNIKLETQGYKANLIFDLAKDLGFKITEINIDNSRIFGRKLVNNMELWNSNFVGYLI, translated from the coding sequence ATGAAGGAACTTTCGAAAAAATTGATTGAGCAAATAAAAACTAGTACACAATTAGGTATAGATTTAATTGATACAATAGAATTCCAAACTTTAGCAAAAGAACTTTTTGCAAACGAAATTCTTCACGGGGTAATTGTTGGCATAATCGAGTATAGTACTTGAATGATAGGTTTAACTGATCGTCGTTTAATTTTAATTAAAAAAGCTGAATTATACGGGAGTGAAATTCGTCAGTTTGGTCTTGAAGAAATTTTGAATATCAAATTGGAAACACAAGGCTATAAAGCTAATTTAATTTTTGATTTAGCAAAAGATTTAGGATTTAAGATTACAGAAATTAACATAGATAACTCTAGAATTTTTGGTAGAAAATTAGTGAATAACATGGAATTATGAAATTCTAATTTTGTTGGTTATTTGATATAA
- a CDS encoding Holliday junction resolvase RecU, with the protein MKPINNQGMFLEEILNITHNKYEQQEICSVSKIPTNIGVVKTNHNKLINSALFKESSNCDYIGNFIGRYFEFEAKETYQDFFNWQGIRKNQIKKLNHILATNGLAFLIIYFGQFDKYFLIDFALLQFRVNNFGQKVYFQWFEKNAHELFLTHELKLDYLQCFNSLTNWI; encoded by the coding sequence ATGAAACCAATAAACAATCAAGGAATGTTTTTAGAAGAAATTTTAAACATTACACACAATAAGTATGAACAACAAGAGATTTGCAGTGTTTCAAAAATACCGACAAATATAGGAGTGGTAAAAACAAATCATAATAAATTAATTAATTCTGCTCTTTTCAAAGAATCTAGTAACTGCGATTACATCGGAAATTTTATAGGTCGCTATTTTGAATTTGAAGCAAAGGAAACTTACCAAGATTTTTTTAACTGACAAGGTATTAGAAAAAATCAAATTAAAAAATTAAATCATATTTTAGCAACCAATGGTTTAGCTTTTTTAATTATTTATTTTGGACAATTTGACAAATATTTTTTGATTGATTTTGCTCTTCTACAATTTAGAGTTAATAATTTTGGACAAAAAGTTTATTTTCAATGATTCGAAAAAAATGCTCATGAGTTATTTTTAACTCATGAGCTTAAACTTGATTATTTACAATGCTTTAATTCTCTAACCAATTGAATCTAG
- a CDS encoding ECF transporter S component, giving the protein MEQNYRIWSHKYDLSEINKKNYKHVLKEYFALKTSRITILAMLLALNVIFTLISKFLLGMLPIAGFLVVEITFFTILLTQLITNFFYSLIFLELTVWMRMMFTGTTPVELIAMNLVDGFFLIVFTLLIFLTKLFLVQKQLFKESKNFKIIVLIYVIASVIVVLLTAAFAVWMNDAFLLDMYGVDDSFKTSTMYWTIFGFNILKYSVNVIIFLMLYKVTIILINRYRF; this is encoded by the coding sequence ATGGAACAAAATTATCGGATTTGATCACATAAATATGATTTATCAGAAATAAATAAAAAAAATTATAAACATGTACTAAAAGAATATTTTGCTTTAAAAACTTCAAGAATTACTATTTTGGCAATGTTATTAGCTTTAAATGTTATTTTTACTTTAATTAGTAAATTTCTTTTAGGAATGTTGCCAATTGCAGGATTCTTAGTTGTAGAAATAACATTTTTTACTATTTTATTAACTCAATTAATTACTAACTTTTTTTACAGCTTAATTTTCTTGGAATTAACTGTTTGAATGCGAATGATGTTCACAGGAACTACACCTGTAGAATTAATTGCTATGAACTTAGTTGATGGATTCTTTTTGATAGTTTTTACATTGTTAATTTTTTTAACAAAATTATTTTTGGTTCAAAAACAATTATTTAAGGAAAGTAAAAATTTTAAAATAATTGTATTGATATACGTTATTGCTTCTGTAATCGTTGTTTTGCTAACAGCAGCATTTGCTGTTTGAATGAATGATGCCTTTTTGTTAGATATGTATGGTGTTGATGATAGTTTTAAAACTTCAACTATGTATTGAACCATTTTTGGGTTTAATATTTTGAAATATAGTGTAAATGTAATTATTTTCTTAATGCTGTATAAAGTAACCATCATTTTAATTAATAGATACCGCTTTTAG
- the der gene encoding ribosome biogenesis GTPase Der — protein MAKKGIVAIVGRPNVGKSSLFNRVIREKKSIVEDTPGVTRDRIYGNAEWLTREFLVIDTGGITLEDQPFAKEIKIQAEIAIEEADVIVFVLNYKEGLTEEDKMIARILYKTKKPVLIVVNKYDKKDLNLDIFEFMSIGLGEPIMISSTHGIGIGDLLDQIVHSMPKIENNIESGISRIAIIGKPNVGKSSLVNSLTGQNRMIVSPVAGTTLDAVDTKVKHEGKEYILVDTAGLRKKGKIYENIEKYSYLRALTTINSSDIVVLMVDSSSKITDQDTNIGGLAHEEKKPVIIVANKWDLVQNKEKAIHDKEEEIRSYFKYLQYAQILFISANDKTRIGKVYQAVDNIVEGLKKTIKTSVFNEVLNRAQLINPAPNHNGGRLKIYYGSQVEAYLPTFVMFVNNPDYVHFSYKRFLENQIRLQFGFEGVPINLIFRERK, from the coding sequence ATGGCCAAAAAAGGAATAGTAGCAATTGTTGGGCGTCCTAATGTTGGTAAATCCTCATTATTTAATCGTGTAATTCGTGAAAAAAAATCAATTGTAGAAGATACTCCAGGGGTTACTAGAGATAGAATTTACGGTAATGCCGAATGATTAACTAGAGAATTTTTGGTAATTGATACAGGTGGAATAACTCTTGAAGATCAACCATTTGCTAAAGAAATAAAAATTCAAGCCGAAATTGCAATAGAAGAAGCTGATGTTATTGTTTTTGTTTTAAATTACAAAGAAGGTTTGACTGAAGAAGATAAAATGATTGCAAGAATTTTATACAAAACAAAAAAACCAGTTTTAATTGTTGTTAACAAATACGATAAAAAAGATTTAAATTTAGATATTTTTGAATTTATGTCGATAGGACTTGGTGAACCTATAATGATTTCTTCTACTCACGGAATCGGAATTGGTGATTTACTTGATCAAATTGTTCACTCTATGCCTAAAATTGAAAATAATATTGAATCAGGAATTTCTAGAATAGCAATTATCGGAAAACCAAATGTTGGAAAATCTTCACTTGTCAATTCTTTAACAGGACAAAACAGAATGATTGTTTCTCCAGTCGCCGGAACTACACTTGATGCTGTTGACACAAAAGTTAAACATGAGGGCAAAGAATATATTTTAGTAGATACTGCCGGTCTTCGTAAAAAAGGTAAGATTTATGAAAATATTGAAAAATATTCTTATCTAAGAGCTTTAACAACAATTAATTCATCTGACATTGTCGTTTTAATGGTGGATTCTTCAAGTAAAATTACTGATCAAGATACAAATATTGGTGGGTTGGCTCATGAAGAGAAAAAACCAGTTATAATTGTTGCTAACAAATGAGATTTAGTACAAAACAAAGAAAAAGCAATACATGATAAAGAAGAAGAAATCCGTAGTTATTTCAAATATCTCCAATATGCTCAAATTTTATTTATTTCAGCAAATGATAAAACTCGTATTGGCAAGGTTTATCAAGCGGTAGATAATATAGTTGAAGGTCTTAAGAAAACTATTAAAACTTCTGTTTTCAATGAAGTTTTAAATAGAGCACAATTAATAAATCCAGCTCCGAATCATAATGGTGGCAGATTAAAAATTTATTATGGTTCACAAGTTGAAGCATACTTACCAACTTTCGTAATGTTTGTTAACAATCCTGATTATGTACACTTTTCTTATAAAAGATTTTTAGAAAATCAAATTCGATTGCAATTTGGATTTGAAGGTGTACCAATAAACCTAATTTTTAGAGAAAGGAAATAA
- a CDS encoding ECF transporter S component: MKKPKNAQETLKKLKKDLIIDLKDEQEVLKENHRKEDHYHGYHHFDKFGNHDDISEDEFKITTMLKISSKSLIYRLVLTGVFLALAIVASAMDMLTESLAIPIGQVYIQTRFLDTIVMLLALPAIGPIFALLLAIIEPILHNLIHGMEHGWIQPFMDSLSNSLIILLSWVLYYYVFKNSPYHKHPSKKVDLYRRITPAIILVLVAALISTGTFILALKIQDLTTNVNLLPEETISFDHISSEFALIFFSIFGVNILRYGIAYAFYVLIEGRIRPLNHRYK, translated from the coding sequence ATGAAAAAACCTAAAAACGCACAAGAAACATTAAAAAAACTTAAAAAAGATTTAATTATTGATTTAAAAGATGAACAAGAAGTTTTAAAAGAAAATCATCGAAAAGAAGATCATTACCATGGTTATCACCATTTTGATAAATTTGGAAATCATGATGATATTTCTGAAGATGAATTTAAAATTACAACAATGCTAAAAATTTCTTCAAAAAGCTTAATTTACCGACTTGTTTTAACGGGTGTATTTTTAGCTTTAGCAATTGTTGCTTCTGCAATGGATATGTTGACAGAATCTTTAGCGATTCCAATAGGACAAGTTTATATTCAAACTCGTTTTTTAGACACAATTGTTATGTTGCTTGCATTACCAGCAATAGGACCAATTTTCGCACTATTACTAGCGATAATCGAGCCAATTTTACATAATTTAATTCATGGAATGGAGCACGGTTGAATTCAACCATTTATGGATAGTTTGAGTAATTCGTTAATTATTCTTTTAAGTTGAGTTCTTTATTATTATGTTTTTAAAAATTCACCTTATCATAAGCATCCTAGTAAAAAAGTTGATTTATATCGTCGCATTACCCCAGCAATTATTTTAGTATTAGTTGCCGCTTTAATTTCAACTGGAACTTTTATTTTAGCTTTGAAAATTCAAGATTTAACAACTAATGTAAATTTATTGCCTGAAGAGACAATTTCTTTTGATCATATTAGCTCTGAATTTGCTTTGATTTTCTTTTCTATATTTGGAGTCAACATTTTAAGATATGGAATTGCTTATGCATTTTATGTTTTAATAGAAGGTAGAATTAGACCTTTAAACCATCGTTATAAATAA
- a CDS encoding DivIVA domain-containing protein produces the protein MNNEINKFNAEDIYNKSFTIEIKGYKAEEVEDFLDDIQKDYVYFSKIIEEYKKKNESLNNDLFSLKNKYENMESANLDIFKKYLDNIKEQLTSSDLISRISNMESTLQAILNKINK, from the coding sequence ATGAATAATGAAATTAATAAATTTAATGCCGAAGATATTTATAACAAGAGTTTTACAATAGAAATTAAGGGTTACAAAGCAGAAGAAGTAGAAGATTTTTTAGATGATATTCAAAAAGATTATGTATATTTTTCAAAAATTATTGAAGAATACAAAAAAAAGAATGAGTCACTTAATAATGACTTATTCTCTTTAAAAAATAAATATGAAAATATGGAAAGTGCTAATTTAGATATTTTTAAAAAATATTTGGATAATATAAAAGAACAATTAACTAGTTCAGATCTAATATCAAGAATTTCAAACATGGAAAGTACATTACAAGCTATTTTAAATAAAATCAATAAATAA
- the recA gene encoding recombinase RecA, giving the protein MAKKSSDEKITNVWEDENLKEVLRDIEKNFGKGSIMSLGDDNKILIKEVIPTGSFLIDQAIGIGGYPKGRIIEIFGPESSGKTTLGLHAIAEAQKKGGIAAFIDVEHALDANYAKSLTVDIKNLLVAQPDNGEQALDILEMLVKSNTIDIVILDSVAALVPKAELDGEMSDQSIGLQARLMSKALRKLNGIISKTNTVVIFINQLREKVGVIFGSPEITPGGRALRFYSSVRIEVRKSEQILNNGENIGNKVKVKVVKNKVAPPFKTALITINYNQGIDRNGEIIDLAVLYNIIKKSGVWYSYNDQKIGQGKQNVSEWMLNNPDISKKIEQELEKYINK; this is encoded by the coding sequence ATGGCGAAAAAATCTAGCGATGAAAAAATAACAAATGTTTGAGAAGACGAAAATTTAAAAGAAGTTTTGCGCGATATTGAGAAAAATTTTGGTAAAGGTTCAATTATGTCGCTTGGTGACGACAATAAAATTTTAATAAAAGAAGTAATTCCGACAGGTAGTTTTTTAATTGATCAGGCAATTGGCATTGGGGGCTATCCTAAAGGCAGAATCATTGAAATTTTCGGACCTGAATCTTCAGGTAAAACCACTTTAGGATTACACGCAATTGCTGAAGCACAAAAAAAAGGTGGTATTGCTGCATTTATTGATGTCGAACATGCTCTTGATGCTAATTATGCAAAATCTTTAACAGTGGATATTAAAAATTTATTAGTAGCTCAACCTGATAACGGAGAACAAGCTTTAGATATTTTAGAAATGTTAGTAAAATCAAACACTATTGATATTGTTATTTTGGATTCGGTTGCAGCTTTAGTGCCTAAAGCGGAATTAGATGGAGAAATGAGTGATCAATCAATTGGATTGCAAGCTAGATTGATGTCCAAAGCTTTAAGAAAACTTAACGGCATTATTTCTAAAACCAATACTGTTGTTATTTTTATTAACCAATTAAGAGAAAAAGTTGGTGTTATTTTCGGTTCTCCAGAAATAACACCCGGAGGAAGAGCGTTAAGATTTTATTCTTCTGTAAGAATTGAAGTTCGAAAAAGTGAACAAATTTTAAATAATGGTGAAAATATTGGAAATAAAGTAAAAGTAAAGGTGGTTAAAAACAAAGTAGCACCACCTTTCAAAACGGCTTTAATAACAATTAATTATAATCAAGGAATTGACCGAAATGGAGAAATAATTGATTTAGCAGTGCTTTATAATATTATTAAAAAATCTGGTGTTTGATATTCTTATAACGATCAAAAAATTGGTCAAGGTAAACAAAATGTTTCTGAATGAATGTTAAATAATCCTGATATTTCTAAAAAAATAGAACAAGAATTAGAAAAATATATTAATAAATAA
- a CDS encoding inorganic diphosphatase → MAKENVIPMIVEIPKGSTNKYEVNEVTGRIVLDRVLYGANFYPGEYGMVENTLDWDGDPLDVISLCTYPTLPGVEVNVRILGAIKMIDNGEIDTKLFGVFANDPRFDTYNNFKDVPQHLKDEITNFFMQYKALQNKTVRIDGWVDEKEALHELAECKERFNEYKERIKNGEKEIIKEEWKVKGLGQA, encoded by the coding sequence ATGGCAAAAGAAAATGTAATTCCTATGATTGTTGAAATCCCAAAAGGATCAACAAATAAGTATGAAGTAAACGAAGTAACAGGAAGAATTGTTTTAGATAGAGTTTTATATGGAGCCAATTTTTATCCAGGAGAATATGGAATGGTTGAAAACACTTTAGACTGAGATGGTGATCCATTAGATGTAATATCGCTATGTACTTATCCAACTTTACCTGGTGTAGAGGTTAATGTTAGAATTTTAGGCGCAATCAAAATGATTGACAATGGAGAAATCGATACAAAATTATTTGGTGTTTTTGCAAACGATCCTCGTTTCGATACTTACAATAATTTTAAAGATGTACCTCAACATTTAAAAGATGAGATTACCAACTTTTTTATGCAATACAAAGCTTTACAAAATAAAACTGTAAGAATCGATGGATGAGTGGATGAAAAAGAAGCTTTACATGAATTAGCTGAATGCAAAGAAAGATTCAATGAATACAAAGAACGCATTAAAAATGGTGAAAAAGAAATAATTAAAGAAGAATGAAAAGTTAAAGGTTTAGGTCAAGCTTAA
- a CDS encoding CinA family protein: MKILATEVLTILHEQNLKISACESFTGGMFSNKLTNIPGSSKVFVGSFISYSETMKKNIVKVSKRVIKKYGVISQECAEEMVLKTQKLLKSHLTISFTGNAGPTSLENKNVGTAYISILFLGRLESFKFEMKTEDRYKFKIGAVNFAFKEILNLIKK; the protein is encoded by the coding sequence ATGAAAATTTTGGCAACAGAAGTATTGACGATTTTACATGAACAAAATTTAAAAATTAGTGCTTGTGAATCTTTTACTGGAGGAATGTTTAGCAACAAATTAACAAATATTCCTGGATCGAGCAAAGTTTTTGTTGGTTCATTTATTAGCTATTCTGAAACAATGAAAAAAAATATTGTTAAAGTAAGCAAACGAGTTATTAAAAAATATGGAGTAATTTCTCAAGAATGTGCTGAAGAAATGGTTCTTAAAACCCAAAAATTATTAAAATCGCATCTAACAATTTCATTTACTGGTAATGCTGGACCGACAAGTTTGGAAAATAAAAATGTAGGAACAGCTTATATTTCGATTTTATTTTTAGGCCGTCTAGAATCATTTAAATTTGAAATGAAAACTGAAGATCGTTATAAATTTAAAATTGGGGCAGTTAATTTTGCTTTCAAAGAAATTTTGAATTTAATCAAAAAATAA
- a CDS encoding NAD(P)H-dependent glycerol-3-phosphate dehydrogenase gives MKNITIIGTGAYGTCLANVLADNGHSVVMYGIVETQVNDLNINHKNSTFLGDIKFNQNIKATTDLSAALEKTDILILGVPTVALKSVIKDIIKYAKNEMIIINTAKGLDEENLGLLSDLIKREFAESKMMKEYAALYGPSIASEVAQRKPTALMLCSDKLEVAKDLAKIFSNEYFYVYPWNDLAGCEIAAALKNTVAIGSGILFGFEAGDNAQASLITVGANEMFLIGSQFGARLETFFNFAGLGDLILTASSQKSRNFTLGRKIAKYNSAKIAMENYKLTVEGVGSAKIAFNLCKKYNLKTSLFENMFQILYNDTKPIALINNVFNDVKLV, from the coding sequence ATGAAAAATATCACTATAATTGGAACGGGAGCTTATGGAACATGTTTAGCTAATGTATTGGCGGATAACGGGCATAGCGTTGTTATGTATGGAATCGTTGAAACACAAGTAAATGATTTAAATATTAATCACAAAAATTCAACTTTTTTAGGAGATATCAAATTTAATCAAAATATTAAAGCAACAACTGACTTATCTGCTGCCTTAGAAAAGACAGATATTTTAATTTTGGGAGTACCAACTGTTGCTTTAAAATCTGTGATCAAAGACATTATTAAATATGCAAAAAATGAAATGATTATCATAAATACTGCAAAAGGTTTAGATGAAGAAAATTTAGGTTTGCTATCTGATTTAATTAAAAGAGAATTTGCAGAAAGTAAAATGATGAAAGAATACGCAGCTTTATATGGTCCTTCAATTGCTAGTGAAGTTGCCCAAAGAAAACCAACAGCTCTGATGCTTTGTTCTGATAAACTTGAAGTTGCTAAAGATTTAGCAAAAATTTTTAGCAATGAATATTTTTATGTTTATCCTTGAAATGATTTAGCAGGATGTGAGATTGCTGCAGCTTTAAAAAATACTGTGGCAATTGGATCTGGAATTTTATTCGGATTTGAAGCCGGAGATAATGCACAAGCTTCTTTAATTACGGTTGGAGCTAACGAAATGTTTTTAATTGGTTCGCAATTTGGTGCTCGTTTAGAAACTTTCTTTAATTTTGCGGGTTTAGGAGATTTAATCTTGACAGCTTCTTCACAAAAATCAAGAAATTTCACTTTAGGAAGAAAAATCGCTAAATATAATTCTGCTAAAATAGCTATGGAAAATTATAAATTAACAGTCGAAGGAGTGGGCTCAGCTAAAATAGCTTTTAATTTATGTAAGAAATATAATTTAAAAACCTCACTTTTTGAAAATATGTTTCAAATATTATATAATGATACCAAGCCAATAGCTCTAATTAACAACGTTTTTAACGACGTTAAATTGGTTTAA
- a CDS encoding DnaD family protein has product MITDLMKKGLLGKRMLLMSTYKKAGLSENEVMIILMIMHLSEDKTLFVTPNTLAENMHLSASDIDKAIAKMSNNNLIKFVSKKIDLTPLFTRLIGILQEEYMMKENEDLFSVINNKLDNKLLADQMDEITIMINGTISKQQLFRIVNNNEFKNYEELIKIIAKEISNKNKMLTRFNWLEN; this is encoded by the coding sequence ATGATTACTGACTTAATGAAAAAAGGACTTCTAGGAAAAAGAATGCTTTTAATGTCAACATACAAAAAAGCAGGTTTAAGCGAAAATGAAGTGATGATTATTTTAATGATTATGCATTTGAGCGAAGATAAAACTTTATTTGTAACCCCTAATACATTAGCGGAAAATATGCATTTATCAGCTTCAGATATTGATAAAGCGATAGCGAAAATGTCAAATAATAATTTAATCAAATTTGTCTCAAAAAAAATTGATTTAACACCTTTATTTACGAGATTAATCGGAATCTTACAAGAAGAATACATGATGAAGGAAAATGAAGATCTTTTTTCAGTTATTAATAATAAATTAGATAATAAATTATTAGCTGATCAAATGGATGAAATAACCATAATGATTAATGGAACGATTAGCAAACAACAACTTTTTAGAATTGTTAATAACAATGAATTTAAAAACTATGAAGAATTAATTAAAATCATTGCCAAAGAAATTAGTAATAAAAATAAAATGCTTACTAGATTCAATTGGTTAGAGAATTAA
- the rny gene encoding ribonuclease Y: MTQIIVIVLLAVALVLAILVIVWLKFSKSQKNLVNKAQKEAKIARKSILANGYREINELKLEFQRERDKRIHELDLEAIRIKGDLSLLEKEQALNKIKQQRLNALEVSLEKRGQEYDIKINNIIIALEEISGISSETARELLLETVKFKIRKETNSYIKNAELEAHNKAKELSNGIIISSMEKYATEIANDKTTNVIKLENDDLKGRIIGKDGRNIKVFEQSGGVDVVIDDTPGVVVISSFNPIRREIAKRTLEKLLIDGRIQPSKIESELKKQEENINEIILEEGTNVVKELEISNMDIELVKLVGKLKYRTSYGQSVLLHSVEVAKIAGSIAAELNLNVKDAIRAGLLHDIGKAVDFEQEGNHVILGVDVARKYGENDVVINAIESHHEDVAKETPIAAIVSIADSISASRPGARNNTVSEFFTRMKEIEKACNAIPGVDKAYALQSGRQIRVIVDPTTVNDEQMSETIERVKEAIENSAKIPGDTTITLIREKREVRIIR, translated from the coding sequence ATGACACAAATTATCGTTATTGTGCTACTAGCTGTAGCTCTAGTACTTGCCATCTTGGTGATAGTCTGGCTTAAATTTTCTAAAAGTCAAAAAAATTTAGTCAATAAGGCTCAAAAAGAAGCAAAAATAGCTAGAAAATCTATCCTTGCAAATGGTTATAGAGAAATAAACGAACTTAAATTAGAATTTCAAAGAGAAAGAGACAAAAGAATTCATGAGCTTGATTTAGAGGCTATCAGAATTAAGGGCGATTTGTCTCTATTAGAGAAAGAACAAGCCCTAAACAAAATTAAACAACAACGTTTGAACGCATTGGAAGTATCCCTAGAAAAACGCGGGCAAGAATATGACATTAAAATAAACAATATTATTATTGCCTTAGAAGAAATATCAGGAATTAGTAGTGAAACTGCTCGTGAATTGTTACTTGAAACAGTAAAATTCAAAATTCGAAAAGAAACTAATTCCTATATCAAAAATGCAGAATTAGAAGCTCACAACAAAGCGAAAGAATTGAGTAATGGTATTATTATTTCTTCAATGGAAAAATATGCAACAGAAATCGCTAATGATAAAACAACCAATGTTATTAAGTTAGAAAATGATGATCTAAAAGGACGTATTATTGGTAAAGATGGAAGAAATATTAAAGTTTTCGAGCAATCAGGAGGAGTTGATGTTGTAATTGATGATACCCCTGGAGTGGTTGTTATTTCTTCATTTAATCCAATCCGAAGAGAAATCGCTAAAAGAACCCTTGAAAAATTGTTAATTGATGGGCGTATTCAACCTTCGAAAATAGAATCAGAATTAAAAAAGCAAGAAGAGAATATTAACGAAATTATTTTAGAAGAAGGTACTAATGTTGTTAAAGAATTAGAAATATCAAACATGGATATCGAATTGGTTAAATTAGTTGGTAAATTAAAATATCGTACAAGTTATGGTCAAAGTGTTTTATTACACTCAGTTGAAGTTGCAAAAATTGCAGGTTCAATTGCAGCAGAACTAAATCTAAATGTAAAAGATGCTATTCGCGCCGGACTATTACACGATATTGGAAAAGCTGTGGACTTTGAACAAGAAGGAAACCACGTTATCTTAGGAGTTGATGTTGCTAGAAAATATGGTGAAAACGATGTTGTTATTAATGCAATTGAATCTCATCATGAAGACGTTGCAAAAGAAACACCAATTGCAGCAATTGTTTCAATTGCAGACTCTATCAGTGCTTCAAGACCTGGAGCAAGAAATAACACTGTTAGTGAATTTTTTACTAGAATGAAAGAAATTGAAAAAGCATGCAATGCTATTCCTGGAGTTGATAAAGCCTATGCTTTACAATCAGGAAGACAAATAAGAGTTATCGTTGATCCGACAACTGTTAATGACGAACAAATGTCAGAAACTATTGAAAGAGTTAAAGAAGCTATCGAAAATAGCGCTAAAATCCCTGGTGACACAACAATAACATTAATTAGAGAAAAAAGAGAAGTAAGAATAATTAGATAA
- a CDS encoding HU family DNA-binding protein — translation MTKKELAQVIIETEDISKSQVERIITSIFEEITNALAKGEEVSIASFGKFSVSKRAAREGINPSTGAKIKIAASKAAKFKAAKQLKEAVN, via the coding sequence ATGACTAAAAAAGAATTAGCACAAGTTATTATTGAAACAGAAGATATTTCAAAATCACAAGTTGAAAGAATTATTACTTCAATTTTTGAAGAAATCACAAATGCACTTGCAAAAGGTGAGGAAGTTTCAATCGCATCATTTGGAAAATTCTCAGTTTCTAAAAGAGCTGCACGTGAAGGTATTAATCCTTCAACTGGAGCTAAGATTAAAATTGCTGCTTCTAAAGCAGCTAAATTTAAAGCAGCTAAACAATTAAAAGAAGCTGTAAACTAA
- the cmk gene encoding (d)CMP kinase: protein MKKIIIAVDGTAGSGKTITFKKIAEKLNYIFIDTGLMYRAFTIFGVLEKINFQNPNEIKKLIPKFNYEVKGNKIFVNNMDVTSKLQTSEVLENINSITGISEVRNMMVESQRKIALDNKKNGVIMVGRDITSVVLPDADLKIYLDSSIDSRAKRRYNQNLKANIKNMSLQVIKDAIILRDYTDKNREVGPLKLTSDSWYIDNSKIGLETVVKKVIKKIKELEGED from the coding sequence ATGAAAAAAATAATAATAGCAGTTGATGGCACAGCTGGTTCAGGTAAGACAATTACTTTTAAAAAAATTGCTGAAAAATTGAATTATATTTTCATAGATACAGGTTTGATGTATCGAGCTTTTACTATTTTTGGAGTTTTAGAAAAAATTAATTTTCAAAATCCTAATGAAATAAAAAAATTGATTCCCAAATTTAATTATGAGGTTAAGGGCAATAAAATATTTGTTAACAACATGGATGTTACGTCGAAGTTGCAAACTAGTGAAGTTTTAGAAAATATTAATTCAATTACAGGAATTTCTGAAGTTAGAAATATGATGGTTGAATCACAACGAAAAATTGCGCTTGATAACAAAAAAAACGGAGTTATTATGGTTGGAAGAGATATTACTTCAGTTGTTTTACCTGATGCTGATTTAAAAATTTATCTTGATTCTTCAATTGATTCAAGAGCAAAAAGAAGATATAACCAAAATTTAAAAGCAAATATTAAAAACATGTCTTTGCAAGTAATTAAGGATGCAATTATTTTACGAGATTATACAGACAAAAATAGAGAAGTAGGTCCGTTAAAATTAACTTCAGATTCTTGGTATATTGACAATTCTAAAATAGGTTTAGAAACAGTTGTCAAAAAAGTTATTAAAAAAATAAAAGAATTAGAAGGTGAGGATTAA